In one window of Burkholderia cenocepacia DNA:
- a CDS encoding SDR family oxidoreductase has translation MTVSADTSTPRVVLVTGALGSAADAASIGRALATGFARRGWDVALQRSHGAPRAAADALVAEVAALGRRAAVLDADPALEADAAALVAACGEALGRPACAVFVSASAGADDAHTVDGASLAAALARNVTAPLTLARALADATPDAARDDETLRACAIHVLDQALFHPAPAQLSHALMQAALNRATSALALALAPKVRVAALVRGHAPHADDIAAAACYLASAPGVTGATLTVDGGEHLVPPAAGPNE, from the coding sequence ATGACCGTTTCAGCCGATACGTCGACCCCACGCGTGGTGCTCGTCACGGGCGCCCTGGGCAGCGCGGCCGACGCCGCGTCGATCGGCCGTGCGCTCGCGACGGGCTTCGCCCGCCGCGGCTGGGACGTCGCGCTGCAGCGCAGCCACGGCGCGCCGCGCGCGGCCGCCGACGCGCTGGTCGCCGAAGTCGCGGCGCTGGGCCGCCGCGCGGCCGTGCTCGACGCCGATCCGGCCCTGGAAGCCGATGCGGCGGCCCTCGTCGCCGCGTGCGGCGAAGCGCTCGGCCGACCCGCGTGCGCGGTGTTCGTCAGCGCCAGCGCCGGCGCCGACGACGCGCACACGGTGGACGGCGCGTCGCTCGCCGCCGCGCTCGCCCGCAACGTGACGGCGCCGCTCACGCTGGCCCGCGCGCTCGCCGATGCGACGCCTGACGCCGCGCGCGACGACGAAACGCTGCGCGCGTGCGCGATCCACGTGCTGGATCAGGCCCTGTTTCACCCGGCACCGGCGCAGCTGTCGCACGCGCTGATGCAGGCCGCGTTGAACCGCGCGACGTCGGCGCTCGCGCTGGCGCTCGCGCCGAAGGTGCGGGTCGCGGCGCTCGTGCGCGGCCACGCGCCGCACGCGGACGACATCGCGGCGGCCGCCTGCTATCTCGCGAGCGCGCCCGGCGTGACGGGCGCGACGCTGACCGTCGACGGCGGCGAGCACCTGGTGCCGCCCGCCGCCGGCCCGAATGAATGA
- a CDS encoding dihydroneopterin aldolase, translating to MFSALLHPRLADCRRLYLRDYEVHINIGAFEHEKRGEQRVVINIDLFVPLALSTPVDDRLHEVVDYDLMKQSVAQSLARGHIHLQETLCDSIAAHLLAHDTVRAVRVRTEKPDAYPDCDAVGVEVFRIKDEERA from the coding sequence ATGTTTTCCGCTCTCCTGCACCCCCGCCTCGCGGATTGCCGCAGGCTCTACCTGCGCGACTACGAGGTGCACATCAACATCGGGGCCTTCGAACACGAGAAGCGCGGCGAGCAACGCGTCGTCATCAACATCGACCTGTTCGTGCCGCTTGCGCTGTCCACCCCGGTCGACGACCGGCTGCATGAAGTCGTCGACTACGACCTGATGAAGCAGAGCGTCGCGCAGAGCCTGGCGCGCGGCCACATCCACCTGCAGGAAACGCTGTGCGATTCGATCGCCGCGCACCTGCTGGCGCACGACACCGTGCGCGCGGTACGTGTCCGTACCGAGAAACCGGACGCCTATCCGGACTGCGACGCCGTCGGCGTCGAAGTCTTTCGCATCAAGGACGAGGAGCGCGCATGA
- the ttcA gene encoding tRNA 2-thiocytidine(32) synthetase TtcA codes for MNAPHMNDTAADAATLDDAAAPAGRPALTRREQKEAYENNKLFKRIVRQVGQAIGDYNMIEQGDKVMVCLSGGKDSYAMLDVLLRLRERAPIDFDIVAVNLDQKQPGFPEHVLPEYLKQVGVPFHIENQDTYSIVKRLVPEGKTTCSLCSRLRRGILYRVAGELGATKIALGHHRDDIVQTLLLNMFYGGKLKGMPPKLQSDDGKNIVIRPLAYVKETDLEKYAELREFPIIPCNLCGSQPNLKRAEMKALIREWDKRFPGRVDNMFNALAKVVPSHLMDTTLYPFQSLRATGEADPQGDIAFDEEPCASGDDSAAPGAARPISIVQFDDL; via the coding sequence ATGAACGCCCCCCACATGAACGACACTGCGGCCGACGCCGCCACGCTGGACGACGCCGCCGCGCCGGCCGGCCGCCCCGCGCTGACGCGCCGCGAGCAGAAGGAAGCGTACGAGAACAACAAGCTGTTCAAGCGGATCGTGCGCCAGGTCGGCCAGGCGATCGGCGACTACAACATGATCGAGCAGGGCGACAAGGTGATGGTGTGCCTGTCGGGCGGCAAGGACAGTTACGCGATGCTCGACGTGCTGCTGCGCCTGCGCGAGCGCGCGCCGATCGACTTCGACATCGTCGCGGTGAACCTCGACCAGAAGCAGCCGGGCTTCCCCGAGCACGTGCTGCCCGAATACCTGAAGCAGGTCGGCGTGCCGTTCCACATCGAGAACCAGGACACCTACAGCATCGTCAAGCGGCTCGTGCCGGAAGGCAAGACGACCTGCTCGCTGTGCTCGCGGCTGCGCCGCGGCATCCTGTACCGCGTGGCCGGCGAGCTCGGCGCGACCAAGATCGCGCTCGGCCATCACCGCGACGACATCGTGCAGACGCTGCTGCTGAACATGTTCTACGGCGGCAAGCTGAAGGGAATGCCGCCGAAGCTGCAGTCGGACGACGGCAAGAACATCGTGATCCGCCCGCTCGCGTACGTGAAGGAAACCGATCTCGAGAAATACGCGGAGCTGCGCGAATTCCCGATCATCCCGTGCAACCTGTGCGGCAGCCAGCCGAACCTGAAGCGAGCGGAAATGAAGGCGCTGATCCGCGAATGGGACAAACGCTTCCCGGGCCGCGTCGACAACATGTTCAACGCGCTCGCGAAGGTCGTGCCGTCGCACCTGATGGACACGACGCTGTACCCGTTCCAGTCGCTGCGCGCGACGGGTGAAGCCGATCCGCAAGGCGACATCGCGTTCGACGAGGAACCGTGCGCATCGGGTGACGACTCGGCGGCGCCGGGCGCCGCCCGACCGATCTCGATCGTCCAGTTCGACGACCTGTAA
- the glmU gene encoding bifunctional UDP-N-acetylglucosamine diphosphorylase/glucosamine-1-phosphate N-acetyltransferase GlmU: MNIVILAAGTGKRMRSALPKVLHPLAGRPLLSHVIDTARTLQPSRLVVVVGHGAEQVQAAVAAPDVQFAVQAEQLGTGHAVRQALPLLDPAQPTLVLYGDVPLTRASTLQRLVDAARDGRYGILTVTLDDPTGYGRIVRDASGFVTRIVEQKDASPEELKIAEINTGIIVTPTAQLSMWLGALKNENAQGEYYLTDVVELAIEAGFEVVTSQPDDEWETLGVNSKAQLAELERIHQRNVADALLVDGVTLADPARVDVRGTLRCGRDVSIDVNCVFEGNVTLADNVTIGANCVIRNASVGAGTRIDAFTHIDGAELGAHTVIGPYARLRPGAQLADEAHVGNFVEVKNAVIGHGSKANHLTYIGDADIGARVNIGAGTITCNYDGANKFRTVIEDDVFVGSDTQLVAPVRVGRGVTIAAGTTIWKDVAEGVLALNEKTQTAKSGYVRPVKKKS, encoded by the coding sequence ATGAATATCGTGATTTTGGCGGCAGGCACCGGCAAGCGCATGCGTTCCGCGCTGCCGAAAGTGCTTCACCCGCTGGCCGGCAGGCCGCTCCTCTCCCACGTCATCGACACCGCGCGCACGCTGCAGCCGTCCCGGCTCGTCGTCGTCGTCGGCCACGGCGCCGAGCAGGTCCAGGCTGCGGTCGCCGCCCCCGACGTCCAGTTCGCGGTGCAGGCCGAGCAGCTCGGCACCGGCCACGCGGTGCGCCAGGCGCTGCCGCTCCTCGATCCCGCGCAACCGACGCTCGTGCTGTACGGCGACGTGCCGCTCACCCGTGCGTCGACGCTGCAGCGTCTCGTCGATGCCGCGCGCGACGGCCGCTACGGCATCCTCACCGTCACGCTCGACGACCCGACCGGCTACGGCCGCATCGTGCGCGACGCGTCCGGCTTCGTCACACGCATCGTCGAGCAGAAGGATGCGTCGCCGGAAGAGCTGAAGATCGCCGAGATCAACACCGGCATCATCGTCACGCCCACGGCGCAGCTGTCGATGTGGCTCGGCGCGCTGAAGAACGAAAACGCGCAGGGCGAGTACTACCTGACCGACGTCGTCGAACTCGCGATCGAGGCCGGCTTCGAGGTCGTCACGTCGCAGCCCGACGACGAATGGGAAACGCTCGGCGTGAACAGCAAGGCGCAGCTCGCGGAGCTCGAACGCATTCACCAGCGCAACGTCGCCGACGCGCTGCTCGTCGACGGCGTCACGCTCGCCGATCCGGCGCGCGTCGACGTGCGCGGCACGCTGCGCTGCGGCCGCGACGTGTCGATCGACGTGAACTGCGTGTTCGAAGGCAACGTGACGCTCGCCGACAACGTGACGATCGGCGCGAACTGCGTGATCCGCAACGCGTCGGTCGGCGCCGGCACGCGCATCGACGCGTTCACGCACATCGACGGCGCCGAACTCGGCGCGCACACCGTGATCGGCCCGTACGCGCGGCTGCGCCCCGGCGCGCAGCTCGCGGACGAAGCGCACGTCGGCAACTTCGTCGAGGTGAAGAACGCGGTGATCGGCCACGGCTCGAAGGCGAACCACCTCACGTACATCGGCGACGCCGACATCGGCGCGCGCGTGAACATCGGCGCGGGCACGATCACCTGCAACTACGACGGCGCGAACAAGTTCCGCACCGTGATCGAGGACGACGTGTTCGTCGGCTCCGACACGCAGCTCGTCGCGCCCGTGCGCGTCGGCCGCGGCGTGACGATCGCCGCCGGCACGACGATCTGGAAGGACGTGGCCGAGGGCGTCCTCGCGTTGAACGAGAAGACGCAGACCGCGAAGAGCGGCTACGTCCGCCCGGTCAAGAAGAAGAGCTGA